A single Haloglycomyces albus DSM 45210 DNA region contains:
- a CDS encoding SDR family oxidoreductase, with translation MTTNSIMEPPASNTGPIDLPAPTDFVVSDDGVRLAVYQAGDRNNPTVILVHGYPDNHQVWDDVAEKLKNSYHVVRYDVRGSGRSQRPERLRDYRLDRLASDLHTVANAVSPGERVHVVGHDWGSIQAWEAMTDIGAESRFASFTSISGPSLDHTGKWWRHNISHPTPRNVADLTGQFLHSWYIGYFHTPVVAKMTWKMLGPKLSAAIGQTPSETIKADAVSGLRLYRANMFPRLTRPRSRSTVVPVHQIVPTKDRFVRPQLARSAERWAPRLWRTTLEAPHWAPNTHPNELAVHIDEFVNAITTDTAPEASKVLLEPPRKPRFEGQVAVITGAGSGIGRATALEMATEGAIVVAADINIDGARETCRLIEHSEGLAKAYKVNVSDFDEVQSFAKQVMADVGVPNVLVNNAGIAHSGAFLDTPVDRWQQLMDVNFWGIVYGCKAFAPAMVERGNGHIVNVASAAAYSPVRILPAYATSKSAALMASECLRVELAPTDISVSAICPGFVSTNITQASTFSSKEDSTEDDQRNHATKLFAIKGYGPEKIAKNIVKAAVKDRAVVPLTFDGKMARFGSRFSPGIMRLVGRVDPS, from the coding sequence ATGACCACCAATAGCATCATGGAGCCACCCGCCTCCAATACCGGCCCGATAGACCTCCCGGCACCTACAGATTTTGTGGTCTCGGACGACGGGGTTCGTCTTGCCGTCTATCAGGCTGGAGACCGTAACAATCCAACCGTGATTTTGGTCCACGGATACCCGGACAACCACCAGGTCTGGGACGATGTCGCGGAGAAACTCAAGAACAGCTACCACGTTGTACGTTACGACGTACGGGGTTCGGGACGGTCCCAGCGGCCGGAACGGCTGCGCGATTATCGGTTGGACCGCCTCGCGAGCGATCTTCACACCGTGGCCAATGCGGTATCTCCTGGCGAAAGAGTCCATGTCGTCGGACATGACTGGGGTTCGATTCAGGCGTGGGAAGCCATGACCGATATTGGGGCCGAAAGTCGGTTTGCATCATTTACCTCGATATCAGGTCCGTCCCTAGACCACACGGGAAAATGGTGGCGGCACAATATCAGTCACCCGACCCCGCGTAACGTCGCTGATCTTACCGGACAGTTTCTCCACTCTTGGTACATCGGATACTTTCATACTCCGGTCGTCGCCAAAATGACCTGGAAGATGCTGGGCCCCAAACTCAGCGCCGCCATCGGGCAAACCCCCAGCGAAACCATCAAGGCAGACGCTGTGAGCGGGCTCCGCTTGTATAGGGCCAACATGTTCCCACGACTCACACGACCTCGGTCTCGTAGCACTGTAGTTCCCGTGCACCAGATTGTGCCTACAAAGGACCGCTTCGTGCGACCTCAGTTGGCGCGCTCGGCCGAACGCTGGGCACCTCGCCTCTGGCGGACGACGCTGGAGGCACCGCACTGGGCACCGAATACGCACCCGAACGAACTTGCGGTCCATATTGATGAGTTCGTCAATGCGATTACGACCGATACGGCTCCCGAGGCTTCCAAGGTGTTGCTTGAGCCCCCTCGCAAACCTCGATTCGAAGGTCAGGTTGCCGTCATTACCGGCGCTGGAAGCGGCATTGGCAGAGCCACGGCGCTCGAGATGGCTACCGAAGGCGCGATTGTGGTCGCAGCTGATATCAATATCGACGGTGCGCGCGAGACCTGCCGCCTGATTGAGCACAGTGAAGGGCTCGCCAAGGCATACAAGGTGAACGTATCTGACTTCGATGAGGTGCAGAGCTTCGCTAAGCAGGTCATGGCCGATGTCGGAGTTCCCAATGTTCTGGTTAACAATGCGGGGATCGCACATTCGGGAGCGTTCCTTGACACTCCCGTCGATCGATGGCAACAGCTGATGGATGTCAACTTCTGGGGAATCGTCTACGGGTGTAAAGCCTTCGCCCCCGCCATGGTGGAACGAGGAAACGGGCATATCGTCAATGTCGCTTCGGCTGCGGCGTACTCTCCTGTCCGTATCCTTCCTGCCTATGCCACTAGCAAATCGGCTGCACTCATGGCGTCGGAATGTCTACGTGTGGAATTGGCACCGACGGATATCTCCGTATCGGCGATCTGCCCTGGTTTTGTCAGTACGAATATTACCCAGGCATCGACATTCTCAAGCAAGGAAGACTCGACTGAAGACGACCAACGTAACCACGCGACTAAGCTCTTCGCCATCAAGGGTTACGGACCTGAAAAGATCGCTAAGAACATCGTGAAGGCCGCTGTCAAGGACAGAGCCGTTGTACCGCTTACCTTCGACGGCAAGATGGCTCGGTTTGGTTCGCGCTTCAGCCCTGGCATCATGCGCCTAGTGGGGAGGGTCGACCCCTCCTAA
- a CDS encoding M24 family metallopeptidase, whose amino-acid sequence MAAPEFNYSEKDIKRFRELQQIAYDCATTTAAWLETGVTEKEAAAKLRRELVKAGVQDFFHVPFAWFGRRTAFRRFKVPLQFFPTNKRLHEKTPFVLDCAPIIDGYTADIGYGGVLGHNPTWDKLDEDLSACRDFILAKVKEGLTLDDIYTEVDELVASQGNDNRHRVYPGRVIGHRVTRLKGFGPGRFTMFGFGIRTLQTLGREFVTDKIKGRSPLWADGRASRHAPTPGLWAVEPHIGRGDVGIKFEEILVVTDDDAYWLDDDLPHVRRWNRKKAKS is encoded by the coding sequence ATGGCTGCACCTGAATTCAACTATAGCGAAAAAGACATCAAGCGCTTCCGGGAGTTGCAACAGATCGCTTACGATTGTGCGACGACCACTGCCGCTTGGTTGGAAACGGGCGTCACCGAAAAAGAAGCCGCAGCTAAACTGCGTCGCGAATTGGTCAAGGCGGGCGTACAGGATTTCTTCCATGTCCCCTTTGCCTGGTTCGGCCGACGAACCGCCTTCCGACGCTTCAAAGTACCACTGCAATTCTTTCCGACCAATAAACGGCTGCATGAGAAAACCCCGTTCGTCCTCGATTGCGCTCCCATCATTGACGGATACACCGCAGATATTGGCTACGGCGGGGTCCTCGGGCACAATCCAACCTGGGACAAACTCGACGAGGACTTGTCGGCGTGCCGAGATTTCATACTGGCCAAAGTCAAAGAAGGACTGACGCTCGACGACATCTATACCGAAGTCGATGAACTCGTCGCTTCCCAAGGTAACGACAATCGCCACCGCGTCTATCCCGGCCGGGTCATCGGACATCGCGTCACCCGTCTCAAGGGCTTCGGACCGGGACGGTTCACCATGTTCGGATTCGGCATCCGCACCCTCCAGACCCTGGGACGCGAGTTCGTCACCGACAAGATCAAAGGACGTTCTCCCCTGTGGGCCGATGGGCGGGCCTCCCGTCATGCGCCTACACCAGGTCTGTGGGCGGTAGAACCACACATCGGGCGTGGCGACGTTGGCATCAAGTTCGAAGAAATACTGGTCGTTACCGACGATGACGCCTATTGGCTGGATGACGACCTGCCCCATGTACGCCGCTGGAACCGGAAGAAAGCGAAGTCATGA
- a CDS encoding PDR/VanB family oxidoreductase → MSNKSELPGDLYGRQHTDRYIRFLDLLFKGNAVINRHLLRPVKSQPPKDRSFKVTVTATKKEADGVVSVRLESADGTPLPPWSAGAHVDLTLPSGLKRQYSLSGDPAQRTHYRIAVRLINKKGGSGEIHRLKKGTVLTVSGPHNAFPLVTDRPIHFIAGGIGITPLLAMIHHCERVGHNWRLTYTGRSRKSLPFIRELQALDSKRVHILSDEDNGTPDIAEILAQTPQDAAVYCCGPPPMLKAAYAAFEESPAFRIHTERFSPPPIVDGKPFQIQVGQGGPVLDVPDDQTALDVLTDHDPSTQYSCRQGFCGTCKVKVLSGEVIHHDSRLGEEERRRGDALICVSRSDNDRLVLDL, encoded by the coding sequence ATGTCAAACAAGTCAGAATTGCCTGGCGACCTCTACGGTCGCCAGCATACCGATCGTTACATCCGGTTCCTCGACCTATTGTTCAAGGGCAATGCCGTCATTAACCGACACCTATTGCGACCGGTCAAATCGCAGCCGCCCAAGGACCGTAGTTTCAAAGTCACCGTGACCGCCACAAAGAAAGAAGCAGACGGTGTCGTCAGCGTTCGCTTGGAAAGCGCGGACGGAACTCCACTTCCTCCATGGAGCGCGGGTGCTCACGTTGACCTCACCCTTCCATCAGGACTTAAACGGCAGTATTCCCTGTCGGGAGACCCGGCGCAACGCACCCATTATCGAATCGCCGTTCGCTTGATCAATAAGAAGGGCGGTTCCGGAGAGATCCACCGCTTGAAGAAGGGCACGGTACTCACCGTCAGCGGTCCGCATAATGCGTTTCCTCTGGTGACAGATCGCCCCATCCATTTCATCGCCGGGGGAATCGGAATCACGCCCTTGTTGGCAATGATCCACCACTGTGAACGGGTCGGGCACAACTGGCGTCTTACCTACACCGGGCGCAGCCGAAAGAGCCTTCCGTTCATCCGGGAGCTTCAGGCTCTGGATTCCAAGCGGGTCCATATCCTTTCCGACGAGGACAACGGAACTCCTGATATCGCCGAAATACTCGCCCAAACTCCTCAGGACGCCGCGGTGTACTGTTGCGGCCCACCACCGATGCTCAAGGCCGCATACGCCGCCTTCGAGGAGAGTCCGGCGTTCCGAATCCATACCGAACGATTCTCCCCACCGCCCATTGTGGATGGAAAACCATTCCAAATCCAGGTCGGGCAAGGCGGGCCGGTATTGGACGTACCAGACGACCAAACCGCACTCGACGTTTTGACCGACCACGATCCGTCGACACAGTATTCCTGCCGGCAGGGCTTCTGCGGCACATGCAAAGTCAAGGTCCTGTCCGGAGAAGTCATTCATCACGATTCACGATTGGGCGAGGAAGAACGCCGACGCGGTGACGCCCTTATCTGTGTTTCGCGCTCTGATAACGACCGTCTCGTCCTGGACCTGTAA
- a CDS encoding metal-dependent hydrolase: MSASTAASQDDKLVLQPRNVEFNWSKVPLHWIPNEPFATHTINVLHLLLPEGERWFIRVFEEALPYIQDEELRKDVLGFIGQEALHADAHERVLDHLKEQGIDCEPYQEHMRWLFHRALGDKPGLSESQSKRYLQERVALIAAIEHFTAFLGQWALDAEGLDAANADPMMVDLLRWHGAEEVEHRSVAFDLAQHLAPSYPLRIKSALISVTTLLALWWRGVRFFLQSDPATRGRRLARAGRYYRASQRGLLPGLGSMTRTYMRYMKPSYHPLQDFNTAQAIAYLATSPAARAAH; encoded by the coding sequence ATGTCAGCCTCGACCGCAGCCTCACAGGACGATAAGCTCGTCCTTCAACCGCGGAATGTAGAGTTCAACTGGTCAAAGGTGCCCTTGCACTGGATTCCGAATGAACCGTTCGCCACACACACGATCAATGTTCTTCATCTTCTTCTTCCCGAAGGTGAACGCTGGTTTATTCGCGTCTTCGAAGAAGCATTGCCGTATATCCAGGACGAGGAACTCCGCAAGGACGTACTCGGTTTCATCGGGCAAGAGGCTCTGCACGCCGACGCACACGAGCGCGTACTCGATCACCTTAAGGAACAGGGCATCGACTGCGAGCCCTATCAGGAGCACATGCGGTGGCTATTCCATCGTGCTCTGGGAGATAAACCAGGTCTCTCCGAGTCACAGAGCAAGCGGTACCTCCAGGAGCGCGTAGCACTCATCGCCGCGATCGAGCACTTCACCGCCTTCCTCGGCCAATGGGCCCTCGACGCGGAGGGTTTGGACGCGGCCAATGCCGACCCCATGATGGTTGACCTACTGCGCTGGCACGGCGCCGAAGAAGTGGAACACCGCTCGGTGGCTTTCGACTTGGCTCAACACCTCGCCCCCAGCTATCCCTTGCGTATTAAATCGGCGCTCATCAGCGTCACCACTCTTCTCGCGCTCTGGTGGCGCGGAGTGCGATTCTTCCTACAATCGGACCCGGCAACCCGTGGTCGTCGTCTGGCGCGAGCCGGTCGATACTACCGAGCCAGTCAGCGCGGTCTGCTTCCTGGACTCGGGTCCATGACTCGCACCTACATGCGGTATATGAAACCGTCCTACCACCCATTGCAGGACTTCAATACCGCCCAAGCCATCGCTTATCTCGCCACATCCCCAGCCGCTCGAGCCGCTCATTAG
- a CDS encoding carbohydrate-binding protein, which produces MRSRRTFAAFGSSVLAATGLTVLSLTTPAQAEEPTAFEQAHEELSSTVDPSMLEALSEELDLPHADVMDRLATAKVGAWIEQSIQFDLGDSYAGTWVSEDVDEIFVATTDSAAKSDITAQGATPVVVDHSYAQLDTWKADLDAVAHNNGVSSDVYSWAVDVDDNGLTVSAANEDVAAEFIAAADVDPNLVTVEIDDLDLELAADIRGGEAYWTSQYRCSVGFSSTHPTYGDGFTTAGHCGGTGEPISDGTGSGGQFRHSTFPGQDIAWVEAGSSWEAAPLVYTWGQGDRQVHDGTEAPVGADICRSGSTTNWQCGQVQGKNESVNYPEGTVGQLTRTSTCAEGGDSGGAFISGNSAQGQTSGGQTGCPGSGPIWFSTLSGALNLAGATLTTTGNGEEDGFAISLSPNNLELDPGSEGNVSLNSETLSGQPQNLNLSATGAPSGVSLAFESDTITSGQSTSVNVVVKDYVADGTYTITVSAMGSEERTADLTLTVGDDGGDPGGSWEPWTQYSAGDQVTYGGSTYECRISHTSLPGWEPPTTPSLWQEV; this is translated from the coding sequence ATGCGATCGCGAAGAACATTCGCTGCATTCGGTTCTTCAGTTTTGGCCGCAACAGGACTCACCGTTCTTTCACTGACCACCCCGGCACAGGCGGAAGAACCCACTGCGTTCGAACAGGCCCATGAGGAGCTAAGCAGCACGGTCGATCCCAGCATGCTTGAGGCCCTATCCGAGGAACTCGACCTGCCCCATGCCGATGTTATGGATCGACTGGCAACGGCAAAGGTCGGGGCATGGATCGAACAGTCCATACAGTTCGACCTAGGCGACTCGTACGCGGGAACGTGGGTCAGCGAAGACGTCGATGAGATCTTCGTTGCCACCACCGACTCGGCGGCGAAATCCGATATCACCGCACAGGGCGCGACTCCCGTCGTCGTCGACCACAGCTACGCGCAACTGGATACCTGGAAAGCGGATCTCGATGCGGTGGCCCATAACAACGGAGTCAGCTCCGACGTTTACAGCTGGGCCGTGGACGTCGATGACAACGGCCTCACAGTCAGTGCCGCCAATGAGGACGTCGCCGCAGAATTCATCGCGGCCGCCGACGTCGATCCAAATCTAGTCACCGTCGAGATCGACGATCTCGATTTGGAATTGGCAGCCGACATCCGTGGCGGGGAGGCCTACTGGACCAGCCAGTATCGTTGTTCCGTCGGATTCTCCTCCACGCACCCGACGTATGGCGACGGGTTCACCACCGCAGGGCACTGCGGCGGAACCGGTGAACCGATCTCGGACGGCACCGGCTCTGGAGGCCAGTTCCGACACTCCACGTTCCCCGGGCAGGACATTGCCTGGGTAGAGGCAGGTTCGAGCTGGGAAGCGGCTCCCTTGGTATACACCTGGGGTCAAGGCGATCGTCAGGTACACGACGGTACGGAAGCACCTGTCGGAGCGGACATCTGTCGATCCGGATCCACTACCAACTGGCAATGCGGCCAGGTGCAAGGCAAGAATGAATCGGTCAACTACCCCGAAGGCACTGTCGGACAATTGACCCGCACCTCGACCTGTGCGGAAGGCGGCGATTCCGGGGGCGCGTTCATTTCCGGAAACAGCGCTCAGGGCCAGACGTCAGGCGGCCAAACCGGCTGCCCTGGAAGCGGTCCCATTTGGTTCTCCACATTGTCTGGAGCGCTGAACTTGGCGGGAGCGACACTGACGACCACCGGGAACGGCGAGGAGGACGGTTTTGCCATATCTCTGAGTCCCAATAACTTGGAACTCGATCCCGGTTCTGAAGGCAATGTATCTCTGAACTCGGAGACCCTGTCGGGTCAACCGCAAAACCTCAATCTGTCCGCGACCGGGGCACCCAGTGGTGTCAGCCTCGCCTTCGAGTCCGACACCATCACCAGTGGACAGTCCACGTCGGTGAACGTCGTCGTCAAAGATTACGTTGCCGACGGCACCTACACCATTACCGTTTCCGCCATGGGAAGTGAGGAGCGTACCGCCGATCTGACGCTGACGGTCGGTGACGACGGCGGCGACCCAGGTGGATCGTGGGAACCGTGGACGCAATATTCGGCCGGTGATCAGGTAACTTACGGCGGAAGCACTTATGAGTGCCGGATCAGCCACACCTCGCTGCCCGGTTGGGAACCGCCGACCACTCCGTCTCTCTGGCAGGAGGTTTAA
- a CDS encoding GGDEF domain-containing phosphodiesterase: MEERWRRQWRESNTGKFILSATPPIVVCAIWVTVFYAISFTGSRMPEGGVHPDTPLVLASLGSAGAGLIVWRWAVKVRRSKRVTFRMFGATIQAIALIFAVMVLVPHQLALTVGAWGLSLSSLSFAVALMRLPDSEWSFPAHLRRGLDGLFIGSTIALGLWLLFGRELFLHANFRVDTEPLVFFPPILAEIALFGIGIGTTLRLQRWRSLHAATLVGMMLVQVSAVGVLSTWQLERDTSEVIWWSVVLAVALALGIVLVRWARHQKASVPGPDEPVWHYGIYIAAAALSAFALLYYSITAGGGRPHIVFMALVCYAALGARLLMTYLDVKRLASESESREEHLAAIVDASSDAVVITDDDFTVLWASEGSAWVPNVSVGESFLAAISFGDRSFCQQRLREFLANPTGRSRSSFSFRLEDRRGRLRRVEVTVTDRRSERSLSGIVLRLVDVAERHQLEVELARLAYSDPLTGLANRRALLSRLEEVAFHNNDRVILLLLDLDGFKNVNDTRGHDQGDEVLQEVARRMLDMLRPTDVAARLGGDEFAVMLRSSWADARALAEKLVDELSEPYELGEAQVEFVTASVGLAVVDESVENPQTLLRNADLALRSAKQSGKNRCETFDAGFEARLRRRNDVIKKLRGAIDRGELDVVYQPIVAADSLPNDLSVVGAEALIRWHHPSLGTVSPGEFIPAASEAGLTHDLAVWMVKQVARQLNQWRSIAPRLWVSVNVSVKELHTYRFAEAVSELLIEHGISPKRLVIEVTEHDFSQQVATLIAQLKALRAAGVSIALDDFGAGYSSLNQLDRLPIDIVKIDRDLVAKDDGDLGTLAPVIVDLGHRLGLTVIAEGIESRRQLDLITAEQKPLLQGYLLARPMLSGELVELFDRAESNPEPDSDTPYSKV; encoded by the coding sequence GTGGAGGAAAGGTGGCGTCGGCAGTGGCGTGAATCCAATACCGGCAAGTTCATCCTCTCCGCTACGCCCCCCATCGTCGTGTGCGCCATTTGGGTAACCGTCTTTTATGCGATTTCGTTTACTGGAAGTCGTATGCCCGAAGGTGGGGTTCACCCCGATACCCCCTTGGTGTTGGCCAGTCTTGGATCTGCCGGTGCCGGCCTTATCGTTTGGCGGTGGGCGGTCAAAGTACGGCGTTCGAAGCGGGTCACGTTCCGTATGTTCGGGGCCACCATACAGGCGATCGCACTGATCTTCGCCGTTATGGTTTTGGTCCCCCATCAGCTTGCGCTAACGGTCGGAGCATGGGGCTTGAGCTTGTCGAGTCTCAGTTTTGCCGTGGCACTTATGCGACTTCCCGATTCCGAGTGGTCCTTCCCCGCACATCTGCGGCGTGGACTGGACGGATTGTTCATAGGCAGCACCATCGCCTTGGGCCTGTGGCTATTGTTCGGGCGCGAGCTGTTTCTCCATGCCAATTTCCGTGTCGATACCGAACCACTGGTGTTCTTTCCGCCTATTCTCGCTGAGATCGCACTGTTCGGCATCGGAATCGGAACGACCCTGCGCCTACAACGATGGCGAAGTCTGCACGCCGCCACTCTGGTCGGCATGATGCTGGTGCAGGTCTCCGCCGTAGGCGTCCTGAGTACCTGGCAATTGGAACGAGACACTTCCGAAGTCATCTGGTGGTCGGTCGTCCTTGCCGTCGCCTTGGCCTTGGGAATCGTACTGGTGCGCTGGGCGAGACATCAGAAGGCCTCGGTTCCGGGACCCGACGAACCGGTGTGGCATTACGGTATTTACATCGCGGCCGCGGCTTTGAGCGCCTTCGCCTTGCTTTACTACTCGATCACCGCCGGTGGAGGGCGTCCGCACATCGTGTTCATGGCGCTGGTTTGCTATGCCGCGCTGGGAGCACGATTGCTCATGACCTACCTTGACGTAAAACGTCTTGCCTCCGAATCGGAATCCCGCGAAGAACATTTGGCGGCCATAGTGGATGCCTCGTCGGACGCCGTGGTCATTACCGATGACGACTTCACGGTCCTCTGGGCCAGCGAAGGATCGGCGTGGGTTCCCAACGTATCGGTGGGGGAGTCGTTTCTGGCGGCGATTTCGTTTGGGGATCGATCCTTCTGCCAGCAGCGCCTCCGTGAATTCCTTGCCAATCCCACAGGTCGATCCCGCTCGTCGTTCAGCTTCCGCTTGGAAGATCGCAGGGGACGCTTGCGCAGAGTCGAAGTGACCGTAACCGACCGCAGGAGTGAACGCAGCCTATCGGGCATCGTCCTGCGTCTGGTGGATGTCGCCGAACGGCACCAGCTGGAGGTGGAACTGGCGCGCCTGGCTTACAGCGATCCCTTGACCGGCCTGGCGAATCGGCGTGCCTTGCTGAGTCGCCTTGAAGAGGTGGCGTTCCACAACAACGATCGCGTGATCTTGCTGTTGCTGGACCTCGACGGCTTTAAGAACGTCAACGATACCCGGGGACATGACCAGGGAGACGAGGTCCTTCAAGAGGTGGCGCGCCGCATGCTCGACATGTTGCGCCCCACTGATGTCGCCGCACGACTGGGCGGAGACGAGTTCGCCGTGATGTTGCGATCGTCGTGGGCCGACGCCCGTGCGCTCGCTGAGAAACTCGTGGACGAACTGTCCGAGCCCTATGAACTGGGTGAGGCACAGGTGGAGTTCGTGACCGCGAGCGTCGGCCTAGCGGTGGTGGACGAAAGCGTCGAAAACCCGCAGACCTTGCTACGCAATGCGGATCTGGCATTGCGGTCGGCAAAACAGTCGGGGAAAAACAGGTGTGAAACCTTCGACGCCGGGTTTGAGGCGCGACTGCGCCGCCGCAACGACGTCATCAAGAAACTTCGAGGTGCGATTGACCGAGGCGAGTTGGACGTCGTGTATCAGCCTATCGTGGCGGCCGATTCACTTCCGAACGATCTTTCGGTGGTGGGAGCCGAGGCGTTGATTAGATGGCATCATCCGTCGTTGGGCACCGTCAGCCCCGGGGAGTTCATTCCCGCCGCCTCCGAGGCGGGGCTGACCCATGACCTGGCGGTATGGATGGTGAAACAGGTAGCGCGACAACTGAATCAGTGGCGGTCCATCGCACCACGCCTGTGGGTATCGGTCAACGTCTCAGTCAAGGAGCTCCACACCTATCGGTTCGCCGAAGCGGTGAGCGAGCTGCTGATCGAGCATGGCATCTCGCCCAAACGACTGGTCATTGAAGTGACCGAACACGACTTCTCACAACAGGTCGCCACGTTGATCGCTCAGCTGAAGGCGTTGCGGGCCGCCGGTGTGTCCATCGCCTTGGACGACTTCGGAGCGGGCTACTCGTCGTTGAACCAACTGGACCGGCTTCCCATCGACATTGTGAAAATCGACCGCGATCTGGTGGCCAAGGACGACGGCGACCTGGGGACGCTGGCGCCGGTCATCGTGGATCTGGGGCATCGCCTCGGGCTGACGGTCATCGCCGAGGGAATCGAGTCACGTCGGCAGTTGGATCTCATTACCGCCGAACAAAAACCATTGCTCCAGGGGTATCTTCTGGCCCGCCCCATGTTGAGCGGGGAGCTCGTGGAGCTCTTTGACCGGGCCGAATCCAATCCGGAACCCGACTCCGACACACCCTATTCCAAAGTTTGA
- a CDS encoding acetolactate synthase large subunit, with protein MRETVDPTFTGAQLVVKSLAQLDVEAVFGIPGGAILPTYDPLLDSADVRHILVRHEQGAGHAATGYAAATGRVGVCMATSGPGATNLVTTLADAHMDSVPIVAITGQVASNAIGSDAFQEADIHGITMPITKHSYLVEKVDDIPRILAEAFHIAATGRPGPVLVDIPKDIQSAKTGFHWPPTMHLPGYRPVTQPHSKQIREAAALLAESNRPVIYAGGGVIKSEAHAELLHLADRSGVPVTTTLMARGAFPDDHPQHVGMPGMHGTVPAVYALQKSDLIVALGARFDDRVTGKLDAFAPDAKIVHVDIDPAEIGKNRTADVPIVGDCKAALSAITEAYEQQRPDASRLLAWWDQLSDLRKRYPVGYDKSDETNLVPQYVIERLGALAPEDTIWTAGVGQHQMWASQFISYNRPKTFLNSGGLGTMGYAVPAAMGAKLGYPDQCVWAIDGDGCFQMTNQELATCALEGLPIKVAVINNGNLGMVRQWQTLFYDQRYSNTDLGTHGAARIPDFVALAEALGCVGLRAETSEEVDSVIEQANAINDRPVVVDFTVGKDAMVWPMVPAGLSNDEILYARDLRPQFDEDEDC; from the coding sequence ATGCGGGAAACGGTGGACCCCACTTTCACCGGTGCCCAGCTCGTCGTTAAGTCACTGGCTCAACTCGACGTAGAAGCCGTATTCGGCATTCCCGGAGGGGCCATCCTCCCCACCTACGACCCGCTTTTGGACTCGGCCGACGTTCGTCATATTCTCGTGCGCCACGAACAGGGTGCCGGCCACGCTGCCACCGGCTATGCCGCTGCGACCGGACGTGTCGGAGTCTGTATGGCCACGTCGGGACCGGGAGCCACAAACCTGGTCACGACTCTGGCCGACGCGCATATGGATTCGGTTCCCATCGTGGCCATCACCGGTCAGGTCGCCTCCAACGCGATCGGCAGTGACGCCTTCCAAGAAGCGGATATCCACGGCATCACCATGCCCATCACCAAGCATTCGTACCTGGTGGAAAAAGTCGACGACATTCCGCGCATCCTGGCGGAGGCCTTTCACATCGCCGCGACGGGGCGCCCCGGTCCGGTATTGGTCGACATACCCAAGGACATACAGAGCGCCAAAACCGGTTTCCATTGGCCGCCAACCATGCACCTACCCGGGTACCGTCCCGTCACACAACCGCATTCCAAGCAGATCCGTGAGGCGGCCGCCCTGCTGGCCGAATCGAATCGACCGGTCATCTACGCGGGCGGCGGTGTCATCAAATCCGAAGCACACGCCGAACTGCTCCACTTGGCCGATCGCAGCGGCGTCCCCGTCACCACCACGCTGATGGCCCGCGGCGCTTTCCCCGACGATCACCCGCAGCACGTCGGAATGCCGGGAATGCACGGAACCGTGCCGGCCGTATACGCCCTGCAGAAGTCCGACCTTATTGTGGCGCTTGGTGCCAGGTTCGACGACCGAGTCACCGGAAAACTGGATGCCTTCGCCCCTGACGCCAAGATCGTCCACGTCGACATCGATCCGGCCGAGATCGGGAAGAACCGGACCGCCGACGTTCCCATAGTCGGAGACTGCAAAGCAGCTCTCTCGGCCATTACCGAGGCCTACGAGCAGCAACGGCCGGACGCCTCACGCCTGCTTGCCTGGTGGGATCAACTCAGCGACCTGCGTAAACGCTATCCGGTGGGTTACGACAAGAGCGACGAGACGAACCTCGTGCCGCAGTATGTGATTGAGCGCCTTGGAGCGCTGGCACCGGAAGACACCATCTGGACGGCCGGAGTCGGACAGCATCAAATGTGGGCCAGCCAGTTCATCTCCTACAACCGACCAAAGACCTTCCTCAACTCCGGAGGGTTGGGAACGATGGGCTACGCCGTTCCAGCCGCCATGGGCGCCAAGCTCGGCTATCCCGACCAGTGCGTCTGGGCCATCGACGGCGACGGTTGTTTCCAGATGACCAATCAAGAGCTGGCCACCTGTGCCCTGGAAGGCCTTCCCATCAAGGTCGCCGTCATCAACAACGGAAACCTGGGAATGGTGCGACAATGGCAGACTCTGTTCTACGACCAGCGTTATTCGAACACGGATCTGGGCACCCACGGCGCGGCGCGTATCCCGGATTTCGTCGCGCTTGCCGAGGCATTGGGATGTGTGGGGCTGCGCGCGGAGACCAGCGAAGAGGTCGATTCGGTTATTGAACAGGCCAACGCGATCAACGACCGTCCCGTCGTCGTCGATTTCACCGTAGGGAAGGACGCCATGGTGTGGCCGATGGTGCCCGCCGGGCTCTCCAACGACGAAATCCTCTACGCCCGTGATCTCCGCCCCCAATTCGATGAAGACGAGGACTGTTAG